One Cryptosporangium aurantiacum DNA window includes the following coding sequences:
- a CDS encoding lytic polysaccharide monooxygenase: MDGRARSASSVQPSARGSHRRAAKSPTELTNDLTKLIVRAAGTAASIPQQQTAPAVVSPGRHHAEPPPPPVAPPPPSRFRLGRPQLLAAAGIAAAAAVAVPLLIIWTPSAQASGTTVSPSSRGDVCRPGTPIRETSRACRAAAAEVRTDSDDTVFGDGADISIPDVGSNHREVIPDTRLCSAGRERYRGLDLARDDWPTTDMPSGGTTTLEYQLDDQHDGTLRFYLTRIGYKPTEPLTWAALEPKPLHEVSGKPGADNVYRVSVKMPERSGRHLIYTIWEQADSDAALYACSDVLFGGTAGSSPNGATESGDADSRPAAPAVRPSTASPSPTASPSAADSGSDDPASAPPWEAEVDYDVGDLVRYDDIAYRCLQPHRSVYGWEPDSAPALWELAT, from the coding sequence GTGGACGGGCGAGCGCGGTCGGCGAGTTCGGTCCAGCCGTCCGCCCGCGGGTCACACCGCAGGGCGGCGAAGTCGCCGACTGAGCTGACCAATGACCTGACCAAGTTGATCGTGCGCGCCGCGGGCACTGCGGCGTCGATACCCCAGCAGCAGACGGCCCCGGCGGTGGTCTCGCCCGGCAGGCACCACGCCGAGCCACCACCGCCACCGGTCGCACCACCGCCACCGAGCCGGTTCCGGCTCGGCCGACCGCAGTTACTCGCTGCAGCCGGTATCGCGGCCGCCGCCGCCGTCGCGGTTCCGCTACTGATCATCTGGACGCCGAGCGCACAGGCCTCCGGCACCACGGTGTCGCCGTCGAGCCGCGGGGACGTCTGCCGTCCGGGCACCCCGATCCGGGAGACGTCCCGAGCGTGCCGGGCCGCCGCGGCAGAGGTCCGCACCGACTCCGACGACACGGTGTTCGGGGACGGGGCCGACATCAGCATCCCGGACGTCGGCAGCAATCACCGCGAGGTCATCCCGGACACCCGGCTGTGCAGCGCGGGCCGGGAGCGATACCGCGGTCTCGACCTCGCCCGGGACGACTGGCCGACGACCGACATGCCGAGCGGTGGTACGACGACGCTGGAATACCAGCTGGACGACCAGCACGACGGCACGCTGCGCTTCTACCTGACTCGGATCGGATACAAGCCGACCGAACCGCTCACCTGGGCCGCCCTGGAGCCGAAGCCGCTCCACGAGGTTTCCGGCAAGCCCGGCGCCGACAACGTCTACCGGGTCTCGGTGAAGATGCCGGAGCGGTCGGGGCGGCACCTCATCTACACGATCTGGGAGCAGGCGGACTCCGACGCCGCGCTGTACGCGTGCTCGGACGTCCTCTTCGGCGGCACCGCGGGGAGCAGCCCGAACGGTGCCACCGAGAGCGGGGACGCCGACAGCAGGCCCGCGGCGCCGGCGGTACGACCGAGCACCGCGTCGCCCAGCCCCACCGCGTCACCCAGCGCGGCCGACTCCGGCTCCGATGATCCCGCCTCCGCACCACCGTGGGAGGCCGAGGTCGACTACGACGTCGGCGACCTGGTCCGATACGACGACATCGCGTACCGGTGCCTGCAGCCGCACCGCTCGGTCTACGGCTGGGAGCCCGACTCCGCGCCCGCGCTCTGGGAACTCGCCACGTAG
- the def gene encoding peptide deformylase — translation MESVVLPAPGPGGLLPIVVTGQPVLHRPAAPVTVFDAALAELVEQMTASMKAAPGAGLAGPQVGVGLRLFTYDCGPGQRGHVVNPVLERLSTVLEVEAEGCLSIPGLRYPTPRASRVRVTGVDVDGKPVDVVGEGYLARCFQHEVDHLDGVLYVERLGGKVRKQALKDIRAASWNGTPSLEPSRTS, via the coding sequence ATGGAGAGCGTGGTCCTGCCTGCCCCCGGACCGGGCGGGCTGCTGCCGATCGTCGTGACCGGGCAGCCCGTGCTGCACCGCCCGGCCGCGCCGGTCACCGTGTTCGATGCGGCGCTGGCCGAGCTGGTGGAGCAGATGACCGCGTCGATGAAGGCCGCGCCCGGTGCCGGGCTGGCCGGGCCGCAGGTGGGCGTCGGGCTGCGGTTGTTCACCTACGACTGCGGTCCGGGGCAGCGGGGCCACGTGGTGAACCCGGTGCTGGAACGGCTCTCCACGGTGCTGGAGGTGGAGGCGGAGGGCTGCCTGTCGATCCCCGGTCTGCGGTATCCGACGCCACGCGCGTCGCGTGTCCGCGTCACCGGCGTGGACGTGGACGGCAAGCCGGTGGACGTCGTCGGCGAGGGTTACCTGGCGCGGTGCTTCCAGCACGAGGTGGACCACCTGGACGGGGTGCTGTACGTCGAGCGGCTCGGCGGCAAGGTCCGCAAGCAGGCGCTCAAGGACATCCGGGCGGCGTCCTGGAACGGCACACCGTCCCTCGAACCGTCGCGCACGAGCTGA
- a CDS encoding LCP family protein — protein sequence MALIVGVSLLLVSVGTIGAAWAISARYEKNIKRADLLGDVPTTTRTDDTGSTYDRGDDVVGPLNFLVLGSDSRLADPSVQANTVGERSDTMMLVHITADLQSAYVVSIPRDSYVEIPEGGTWQGGKNKINAAFSYGGAPLAAKTVYNLTGLPLDGAVVVDFNGVRTMVNAVGGVRVCTSYTVRSIHTDRVWAAGCHHMGGDSALDFMRQRYSVPGSDFGRIHNQQVVLKALLDRAVSGGTLTNPLRFDAFLRAATGAITVDDNMDVEALAIALRGLRPGDLTFETLPYTSESLWTPFGTAVQVDEQATAEMFAAINEDRLPEWQAARKAAATSLVEGDPSLVPSPSLAD from the coding sequence GTGGCGCTCATCGTGGGCGTTTCGCTCCTCCTGGTGTCGGTCGGCACGATTGGTGCCGCCTGGGCGATCAGCGCGCGGTACGAGAAGAACATCAAGCGCGCCGACCTGCTGGGCGACGTCCCTACCACCACCCGCACCGATGACACCGGCTCGACCTACGACCGCGGCGACGACGTCGTCGGTCCGCTGAACTTCCTGGTGCTCGGCTCCGACTCCCGGCTCGCCGATCCGTCCGTGCAGGCCAACACCGTCGGCGAGCGCTCGGACACGATGATGCTGGTGCACATCACCGCGGACCTCCAGAGCGCGTACGTGGTGTCGATCCCGCGGGACAGCTACGTCGAGATCCCCGAGGGCGGCACCTGGCAGGGCGGCAAGAACAAGATCAACGCCGCGTTCTCGTACGGTGGTGCGCCGTTGGCGGCGAAGACCGTCTACAACCTGACCGGGCTGCCGCTCGACGGGGCCGTGGTCGTCGACTTCAACGGTGTCCGGACGATGGTGAACGCGGTCGGCGGGGTCCGGGTCTGCACCTCGTACACGGTTCGCTCGATCCACACCGACCGGGTCTGGGCCGCCGGGTGCCACCACATGGGCGGCGACTCGGCGCTGGACTTCATGCGCCAGCGCTACAGCGTGCCCGGCAGCGACTTCGGCCGGATCCACAACCAGCAGGTCGTGCTCAAGGCGCTGCTCGACCGGGCGGTCAGCGGCGGCACGCTCACCAACCCGCTGCGGTTCGACGCGTTCCTACGCGCCGCGACCGGCGCGATCACCGTGGACGACAACATGGACGTCGAGGCGCTCGCGATCGCGCTACGCGGATTGCGCCCGGGCGACCTGACGTTCGAGACGCTGCCGTACACCAGCGAGTCCCTGTGGACGCCGTTCGGCACCGCCGTCCAGGTCGACGAGCAGGCCACCGCGGAGATGTTCGCCGCGATCAACGAGGACCGGCTGCCGGAGTGGCAGGCCGCCAGGAAAGCCGCCGCGACCAGCCTGGTCGAGGGTGATCCGTCCCTGGTGCCCAGCCCGTCGCTCGCCGACTGA
- a CDS encoding QsdR family transcriptional regulator has protein sequence MAERSAPVLHAKGPADVIALATRAYLDGEPVDMSALAHQLGIGRATLYRWVGNREELLAVVLAEATERTFRAAERSAQNGAAGGGPEYVVDVLAKFMRSVLAAPGLKALTQREPMVFIRLATTPGAIEDRAAALVEELLERERAAGRLPLLLPVPPLAVAIVRVCDFHMYAHLLGRGAPEVETALQIVRVLVGAHTDGTGSAAS, from the coding sequence GTGGCCGAGCGATCCGCGCCGGTGCTCCATGCCAAGGGCCCTGCCGACGTCATCGCGCTGGCCACCCGCGCCTACCTCGACGGAGAGCCAGTCGACATGTCGGCGCTGGCGCACCAGCTCGGCATCGGCAGGGCGACGCTCTACCGCTGGGTGGGTAACCGCGAGGAGCTGCTCGCGGTCGTGCTGGCCGAGGCGACCGAGCGGACGTTCCGGGCTGCGGAACGGTCGGCGCAGAACGGCGCCGCCGGGGGCGGGCCGGAGTATGTCGTCGACGTCCTGGCGAAGTTCATGCGGTCGGTGCTGGCGGCGCCGGGGCTCAAAGCGCTGACCCAGCGGGAACCGATGGTGTTCATCCGGCTGGCGACCACGCCCGGCGCCATCGAAGACCGGGCCGCAGCGCTGGTCGAGGAGCTGTTGGAACGCGAGCGGGCCGCCGGGCGGCTGCCGCTGCTGCTGCCGGTCCCGCCGCTCGCGGTCGCGATCGTGCGGGTCTGCGACTTCCACATGTACGCGCACCTGCTCGGCCGTGGAGCGCCGGAGGTCGAGACCGCGCTGCAGATCGTCCGCGTGCTGGTGGGCGCACACACCGACGGAACCGGCTCAGCCGCGAGCTAG
- a CDS encoding CYTH and CHAD domain-containing protein gives MTQTAIREIERKYELPDGVAIPSLDGLPGVEADSAADVFQLEAVYYDTPDLRLATHRVTLRRRTGGDDAGWHLKLPAGTDGRDEIHWPLGRASRTVPAELAGLVAAYTRGRALEPVARIRTKRTRRRLRDTAGSVLAEVVADEVAGQTLGRESTVSSWSELEVELAGGHRDLLDTVEARFRSAGVRRSESASKLARVLGTQPAGRWGTKRRRRATVGELVVDHLRQQVETMLEYDPRVRRDEPDSVHKMRVATRRLRSALQTFGTVVDRPATRAVTDELKWLAGVLGEARDLEVLRASLDKKIASTPDELVVGPVQARVTGHLAHQQAEARDHVLEALNGKRYFALLDALDALVDEPPLTRKARRPAGRALPKTLRRNHRRVTRRLNAAATLPTGADRDVELHEARKAAKRARYAGELSRPALGKTAKRYASAMEDVQEELGAHQDSVVARQVLREIGMQAHLAGENGFTFGLLHRGEQAAADAVEERIPAVRKAVRAAGRSLG, from the coding sequence TTGACGCAGACGGCGATCCGAGAGATCGAGCGCAAGTACGAGTTGCCCGACGGGGTGGCGATTCCGAGCCTGGACGGTCTGCCCGGCGTCGAGGCGGATTCGGCGGCGGACGTCTTCCAGCTGGAGGCGGTCTACTACGACACCCCCGATCTACGGCTGGCCACCCACCGGGTGACGCTGCGTCGCCGTACGGGTGGTGACGACGCCGGGTGGCACCTCAAGCTGCCTGCCGGGACCGACGGCCGGGACGAGATCCACTGGCCACTGGGTCGCGCGAGCCGTACCGTGCCCGCCGAGCTCGCCGGGCTGGTCGCCGCGTACACCCGCGGCCGGGCGCTGGAGCCGGTGGCCCGGATCCGGACCAAGCGGACCCGGCGCCGGCTCCGGGACACCGCGGGCTCGGTGCTCGCCGAGGTCGTCGCCGACGAGGTCGCCGGTCAGACACTCGGTCGCGAATCGACGGTCTCGTCCTGGTCCGAGCTCGAGGTCGAACTGGCCGGCGGCCATCGAGACCTGCTGGACACCGTCGAGGCACGGTTCCGATCGGCCGGTGTCCGCCGGTCGGAGAGCGCGTCGAAGCTGGCCAGGGTCCTCGGAACCCAGCCGGCCGGACGGTGGGGCACGAAGCGGCGTCGGCGGGCGACGGTCGGTGAGCTGGTCGTCGACCACCTGCGCCAGCAGGTCGAGACCATGCTGGAGTACGACCCGCGGGTCCGCCGCGACGAGCCGGACTCCGTGCACAAGATGCGGGTGGCCACCCGCAGGCTCCGCTCGGCGCTGCAGACGTTCGGCACGGTCGTCGACCGTCCGGCCACCCGCGCGGTCACCGACGAGCTCAAGTGGCTGGCCGGTGTGCTCGGGGAGGCGCGTGACCTCGAGGTGCTGCGCGCGAGCCTGGACAAGAAGATCGCGTCGACGCCGGACGAACTCGTGGTCGGCCCGGTGCAGGCCCGCGTCACCGGCCATCTCGCGCACCAGCAGGCCGAGGCGCGCGACCACGTTCTGGAGGCGTTGAACGGCAAGCGGTACTTCGCGCTGCTGGACGCCCTCGACGCGCTGGTCGACGAGCCGCCGCTGACCCGGAAGGCGCGCCGCCCGGCCGGACGGGCCCTGCCGAAGACGCTGCGCCGGAACCACCGCAGGGTCACCCGCCGGTTGAACGCCGCAGCCACGTTGCCGACCGGCGCCGACCGGGACGTCGAACTGCACGAGGCCCGGAAAGCCGCCAAGCGGGCCCGCTACGCCGGTGAGCTGTCCCGTCCGGCGCTGGGCAAGACCGCGAAGCGGTACGCCTCGGCGATGGAGGACGTCCAGGAGGAGCTCGGCGCCCACCAGGACAGCGTGGTGGCCCGCCAGGTGCTGCGGGAGATCGGGATGCAGGCCCACCTCGCGGGGGAGAACGGCTTCACGTTCGGCCTGCTGCACCGCGGCGAGCAGGCGGCTGCCGATGCGGTCGAGGAGCGGATCCCGGCGGTGCGCAAGGCGGTACGCGCAGCGGGGCGCAGTCTGGGCTGA
- a CDS encoding STAS domain-containing protein, whose translation MKDEVRVDGERPEFVPHGDGPPPAAATVSVQNQGDADREAFALVTFVGEIDLGTAPALGDTVLRGTTEATAVVLDLSAVTFLDSAGVRLLDNLVHAYEGRGCVVRLVAPEHGVARFTLTLCAFRSDLVETTVSAARDSLN comes from the coding sequence ATGAAGGACGAGGTGCGGGTCGACGGTGAGAGACCGGAGTTCGTCCCCCACGGTGACGGCCCGCCGCCGGCTGCGGCCACCGTCTCGGTCCAAAACCAGGGGGACGCTGACCGCGAGGCGTTCGCGCTGGTGACCTTCGTCGGCGAGATCGACCTGGGTACCGCGCCCGCGCTCGGCGACACCGTGCTCCGGGGGACCACCGAAGCGACCGCGGTCGTGCTCGACCTCTCGGCGGTCACGTTCCTGGACAGCGCGGGCGTGCGGTTGCTGGACAACCTGGTCCACGCGTACGAGGGACGGGGCTGCGTGGTCCGGCTGGTCGCCCCGGAGCACGGCGTCGCCAGGTTCACGCTGACGCTGTGCGCGTTCCGGTCGGACCTGGTAGAGACGACCGTCTCGGCAGCGCGCGATTCGTTGAACTGA
- a CDS encoding acyltransferase family protein — protein sequence MKSLTGAFSYQPGLDGIRALAVGAVIVYHLGAGWLPGGFLGVDLFFVLSGFLITTLLVTRASPDGRVDLVDFAVRRVRRLLPAALVMVAVVAAVAAFTLPSYRLGALRLDGVWTVLQAANWRFVVSGQSYVDQFAPPSPLRHAWSLAVEEQFYLAWPLVLALALRLRVRRTWLLALTGGLALMSAGWMRHLYAAPDPSRSYYGTDTRAHALLVGAVLALLLLGPGRELWVRWLGRLAVPAVAGLLAAVVLVSDDWHGYYRGVGFAVALVAAAVIGAVAVAPDGPVGRVLAAGPLPSVGRLSYALYLWHWPVHCWLDEATPLLDRPVAAVVAKIVLTVVLALASYYLVEHPLRARRRDAGSRGARAGARGLLFAPAAVIATLGVVGVATVHATPSLVDDPATPGTRPRVLAAAPSPQAVRLATAGDSVAKSLAPGLRRFANTRGWGYVDSAVSSCSVAALLMVESDGSPYPAGRRCPDVVPAMQRALVGRYDPTLILVHSRWETHRVRRADGTVVEPGTAAHLVHVRRQLRIALQRLTAGRAHVVLIEPIPLADSLCRRLGHTAATCRAQTSDPRAERYNVLRRATAAEFPGRATVIAVTDLLCPGGECTDEVGERRPRPDGLHFSPEGAAWAAPQILRRAGVLG from the coding sequence GTGAAATCGCTCACGGGCGCCTTCTCGTATCAACCGGGGCTGGACGGAATCCGCGCGCTGGCCGTCGGCGCGGTGATCGTCTACCACCTCGGAGCGGGGTGGCTGCCCGGCGGATTCCTCGGCGTCGACCTGTTCTTCGTCCTCTCCGGCTTCCTGATCACGACGCTGCTCGTCACCCGCGCGAGCCCGGACGGGCGGGTCGACCTGGTCGACTTCGCCGTCCGCCGGGTGCGCCGTCTGCTCCCCGCCGCGCTGGTCATGGTCGCGGTCGTCGCCGCCGTCGCCGCGTTCACGCTGCCCAGCTACCGGCTCGGTGCGCTCCGGCTCGACGGGGTCTGGACCGTGCTGCAGGCCGCGAACTGGCGATTCGTCGTGTCCGGGCAGTCGTACGTCGACCAATTCGCACCACCGTCTCCGCTGCGGCACGCCTGGTCGCTCGCGGTCGAGGAGCAGTTCTACCTGGCCTGGCCGCTCGTCCTCGCGCTGGCGCTGCGTCTGCGCGTGCGCCGGACCTGGCTGCTCGCGCTCACCGGTGGCCTGGCGCTGATGTCGGCCGGGTGGATGCGCCACCTGTATGCGGCGCCGGATCCGTCGCGGTCGTATTACGGCACCGACACCCGGGCCCACGCGCTGCTGGTCGGCGCGGTGCTCGCGCTGTTGCTGCTCGGTCCGGGGCGGGAGCTGTGGGTGCGGTGGCTCGGTCGGCTCGCGGTGCCCGCCGTGGCCGGGTTGCTGGCCGCAGTCGTGCTGGTCAGCGACGACTGGCACGGGTACTACCGGGGCGTCGGGTTCGCGGTCGCGCTGGTGGCAGCCGCGGTGATCGGCGCGGTGGCGGTCGCGCCGGACGGTCCGGTCGGGCGGGTGCTCGCGGCCGGGCCGCTGCCGTCGGTCGGGCGGCTCTCGTACGCGCTCTACCTCTGGCACTGGCCGGTGCACTGCTGGCTCGACGAGGCGACGCCGCTGCTGGACCGGCCCGTAGCCGCCGTCGTCGCGAAGATCGTGCTGACCGTCGTGCTCGCGCTCGCCTCGTACTACCTGGTCGAGCATCCGCTGCGGGCGCGGCGTCGCGATGCCGGGAGTCGCGGTGCCCGGGCGGGCGCGCGCGGGCTGCTGTTCGCGCCGGCCGCCGTGATCGCGACGCTCGGCGTCGTCGGGGTGGCCACCGTGCACGCGACACCCTCGCTGGTCGACGACCCGGCCACGCCCGGGACGCGACCGCGGGTGCTGGCCGCCGCGCCGTCACCCCAGGCCGTCCGGCTGGCCACCGCGGGCGACTCGGTCGCCAAGAGCCTGGCGCCGGGGCTGCGCCGGTTCGCGAACACCCGTGGCTGGGGGTACGTCGACAGCGCGGTCAGCTCGTGCTCGGTGGCTGCGCTGCTGATGGTGGAGTCGGACGGCTCGCCCTACCCGGCCGGCCGCCGCTGCCCGGACGTCGTCCCGGCGATGCAGCGCGCGCTGGTCGGCCGGTACGACCCGACGCTGATCCTGGTGCACTCCCGGTGGGAGACCCATCGCGTCCGCCGCGCCGATGGGACGGTCGTCGAACCGGGCACCGCAGCGCACCTCGTCCACGTCCGGCGGCAGCTGCGGATCGCGCTGCAGCGGCTCACGGCCGGCCGGGCACACGTCGTCCTGATCGAGCCGATCCCGCTGGCCGACTCGCTCTGCCGCCGGCTCGGCCACACCGCGGCGACCTGCCGGGCACAGACCAGCGATCCGCGAGCCGAGCGGTACAACGTGCTCCGCCGCGCGACTGCTGCGGAGTTCCCCGGCCGGGCCACGGTGATCGCGGTGACCGACCTGCTGTGCCCGGGTGGCGAGTGCACGGACGAGGTCGGAGAGCGTCGTCCGCGGCCGGACGGGCTGCACTTCTCGCCGGAGGGCGCGGCCTGGGCCGCACCGCAGATCCTGCGCCGAGCCGGGGTGCTCGGCTGA
- a CDS encoding TMEM165/GDT1 family protein, with protein sequence MTGFFAALAVSFGVIFVAELGDKSQLMALTFATRFRALPVLIGITIATAVVHAVSVAVGYGLGAALPTGWIALVAAVAFLAFGLWTLRGDTLTEEERNKAEKTTKSAVVAASVAFFLAELGDKTMLATITLATQYGWFGTWLGSTIGMVAADALAIVVGRQLGRHLPEKAIKYGAAALFFLFGIWLLIDAILQLT encoded by the coding sequence GTGACTGGTTTCTTCGCGGCTCTGGCCGTTAGCTTCGGCGTGATCTTCGTTGCCGAACTCGGCGACAAGTCGCAGCTGATGGCGCTGACGTTCGCGACCCGGTTCCGGGCGCTGCCGGTGCTCATCGGCATCACGATCGCCACCGCGGTGGTGCACGCGGTCTCGGTCGCGGTCGGGTACGGCCTCGGTGCGGCGCTGCCGACCGGGTGGATCGCGCTGGTCGCGGCGGTGGCTTTCCTCGCGTTCGGGCTCTGGACGCTCCGCGGCGACACGCTGACCGAGGAGGAGCGAAACAAGGCGGAGAAGACGACGAAGTCCGCCGTCGTCGCTGCCTCGGTGGCGTTCTTCCTGGCCGAGCTCGGCGACAAGACGATGCTCGCCACGATCACGCTCGCCACCCAGTACGGCTGGTTCGGCACCTGGCTCGGCTCGACGATCGGCATGGTCGCCGCCGACGCGCTCGCGATCGTGGTCGGCCGCCAGCTGGGGCGGCACCTGCCGGAGAAGGCGATCAAGTACGGCGCCGCCGCGCTGTTCTTCCTGTTCGGTATCTGGCTGCTGATCGACGCGATCCTCCAGCTGACGTAG